A single window of Aquarana catesbeiana isolate 2022-GZ linkage group LG10, ASM4218655v1, whole genome shotgun sequence DNA harbors:
- the CFAP68 gene encoding cilia- and flagella-associated protein 68 — protein sequence MAYFSSDLKADGHGEVWVDFGPNAKLKQYGWRCTTKEDSYSNKTLLGNWNQERYDLRKLEERKPLPSQYAHYYETSHSADYARKGGSAGKHVYKKEPHVFPGHQPELGPPQYRTLQKSCYMSDYGS from the exons ATGGCCTATTTTAGTTCTGATCTAAAAGCTGATGGACATGGTGAGGTATGGGTGGACTTTGGACCTAATGCCAAGCTCAAGCAATATGGTTGGAGGTGCACGACTAAGGAGGATTCCTACTCCAACAAGACATTACTTGGAAACTGGAACCAGGAACGTTATGACCTTCGTAAACTCGAAGAAAGGAAGCCACTGCCTTCTCAG TACGCCCACTATTATGAAACTTCTCATTCTGCTGACTACGCTAGAAAAGGGGGTTCAGCTGGGAAGCACG TTTACAAAAAAGAGCCCCATGTGTTTCCAGGACATCAACCTGAACTGGGTCCACCACAATACAGAACTCTTCAAAAGTCATGTTACATGAGTGACTATGGCAGCTAA